In Perca fluviatilis chromosome 14, GENO_Pfluv_1.0, whole genome shotgun sequence, a genomic segment contains:
- the cnpy4 gene encoding protein canopy 4, which produces MKLIILVLFCFFCSVTAEEDERLPNKCEVCKFLSVELQDALEKTGRSKEVLEVGEVLDTGKRKRKIKYNTSETRLTEAVDNICERILQYNVHAERPGSLRYAKGASQTMTTLKNLVHKGVKVDLGLPYELWDEPSVEVSHMKKQCETMLEQYEEVVEDWYFHHQDKRLENFLCENHVLKTSEQECIKEALKGDMGTKGGAKEAEGDSTEEEGTRHDAGEL; this is translated from the exons ATGAAACTTATCATACTGGTTCTCTTTTGTTTCTTCTGCTCTGTAACAGCAGAAGAAGACGAGAGACTGCCGAATAAATGCGAAG tgtgtaaGTTTTTGTCAGTAGAGCTGCAGGATGCTCTGGAGAAAACAGGTCGCTCCAAAGAAGTCCTGGAGGTCGGAGAAGTGCTGGACACAggcaagagaaaaagaaagattaAATACAACACCTC GGAAACTCGGCTGACTGAAGCGGTGGACAACATATGTGAACGCATCCTGCAGTATAATGTTCATGCAGAGAGGCCTGGCAGCCTCCGATACGCCAAG GGTGCCAGTCAGACCATGACGACCCTAAAGAACCTGGTCCACAAAGGAGTTAAAGTGGATTTGGGTCTGCCGTATGAGCTGTGGGACGAACCCTCTGTAGAGGTGTCACACATGAAAAAACAG tgTGAGACAATGCTGGAGCAGTATGAGGAGGTTGTGGAGGACTGGTACTTCCATCATCAGGACAAGAGGCTGGAGAACTTCCTCTGTGAGAACCACGTCCTCAAGACATCGGAGCAAG aATGTATAAAGGAGGCGTTAAAAGGAGACATGGGGACCAAGGGAGGGGCCAAGGAGGCAGAAGGTGACAGCACAGAAGAGGAGGGAACAAGACATGACGCTGGCGAGCTATGA
- the LOC120573448 gene encoding calpain-5-like isoform X2, with protein MVAAISCLASEPSLWKKVIPDHVDQEWNPKHPDLYAGIFHFRFWRLGRWMDVVVDDRLPVSRDGVLLFCRSATPREFWSALLEKAYAKLNGCYEALEGGNTTEALIDFTGGVSEPLSLDREALSQHGDQRRVFFQTLAYAHERKALITCSIRPAEGETVESVLDCGLVRGHAYGITAVRKVRLGEKLPKTGWMSRLLMVRMRNPWGTTDWTGAWSQGSQQWQQMSRAEREKMGLIVRDVGEFWMDFKDFCHYFTDVVVCWLVERALLWPSSHWREVRRYGEWALAPTSPGTPPSTVLHSSHALSLRKNSAKPEGTKQRGNRKEARLGESQQKEGKGGRCERDKTVKKETKEDDSGEVGGWEAQMDKRSRCGGCINHRDTFLHNPQFMFEVRGKEEEVLICLQQEDRRAQRKDGGGENLPIGFEVLKVEVNRCSRVQCVVEQAASSVYMDSRSVTLRGTLTPGRYVILPTTFLPGATGRFLLRLFSHSHMQLRELREDYPSPCVFQCFLPQPTVVTTVYLHRASGLSHPKQTAPDVYAIVRCENNIIRTQVFKVEGNPEFNLRAIFYRRYPSTHISIELWSRGWLWDSILGGAQLQTAESEKSRSHVIDLRGGQSRSGYGGCVYVETSSSVCLTDL; from the exons ATGGTGGCTGCCATTTCCTGCTTAGCATCTGAGCCATCTCTGTGGAAGAAG GTGATCCCAGACCATGTGGACCAGGAGTGGAATCCAAAGCATCCTGACCTGTACGCAGGCATCTTTCATTTCCGGTTCTGGAGACTCGGTCGTTGGATGGATGTTGTTGTGGACGACCGTCTACCGGTCAGCAGGGACGGAGTGCTGCTCTTCTGCCGCTCGGCCACACCACGAGAGTTTTGGAGCGCCCTGTTGGAGAAGGCCTATGCCAA GCTAAACGGCTGCTACGAGGCCCTGGAGGGAGGAAACACTACAGAGGCACTGATCGACTTCACTGGCGGAGTTTCGGAGCCACTAAGCCTGGATCGTGAGGCCCTAAGCCAGCACGGCGACCAGAGGAGGGTGTTCTTCCAGACATTAGCTTATGCTCATGAACGCAAAGCCCTCATCACCTGCTCCATACGG CCAGCAGAGGGGGAGACAGTGGAGTCTGTGTTGGACTGTGGCCTGGTGCGAGGACATGCCTACGGGATCACAGCAGTGAGGAAGGTGAGGCTGGGGGAGAAGCTGCCGAAGACGGGATGGATGTCCCGACTCTTGATGGTGCGCATGAGGAACCCATGGGGGACCACAGACTGGACGGGTGCCTGGAGTCAGGG GTCGCAGCAGTGGCAACAGATGAGTCGTgcagagagggagaagatgggCCTCATTGTTCGAGACGTCGGGGAGTTCTG GATGGATTTCAAGGATTTCTGTCACTACTTCACTGACGTGGTGGTGTGCTGGCTGGTAGAGAGGGCTCTGCTGTGGCCGAGCTCTCACTGGAGAGAAGTGCGGCGCTATGGGGAGTGGGCTTTAGCTCCCACTTCCCCGGGAACACCTCCATCCACCGTCCTTCACAGCAGCCACGCGCTGAGCTTGCGAAAGAACAGCGCCAAACCTGAAGGGACCAAGCAGCGAGGGAACCGGAAGGAGGCCAGACTTGGGGAGAGTCAGCAGAAGGAAGGGAAAGGAGGAAGGTGTGAGCGAGATAAGACcgtaaaaaaagagacaaaggaAGATGATAGCGGAGAGGTGGGAGGATGGGAGGCCCAGATGGATAAGAGGAGTCGATGTGGAGGATGCATCAACCACAGAGATACTTTCCTGCACAATCCACAG TTCATGTTTGAGGTGAGAGGCAAAGAGGAGGAGGTGCTGATCTGTCTGCAGCAGGAGGACAGGAGGGCACAGAggaaagatggaggaggagaaaacCTGCCTATAGGGTTTGAGGTGCTTAAG GTGGAGGTGAACCGCTGCAGCCGGGTGCAGTGTGTGGTGGAGCAGGCGGCCAGCTCGGTCTACATGGACTCCCGCAGTGTGACCCTGAGGGGGACTCTGACTCCGGGGCGCTACGTCATACTGCCCACCACCTTCCTGCCAGGCGCCACAGGACGCTTCCTCCTACGCCTCTTCTCCCATTCCCACATGCAACTCAG ggaatTGAGGGAGGATTATCCATCTCCCTGTGTCTTCCAGTGTTTCCTACCTCAACCCACTGTGGTGACCACAGTCTACCTCCACAGGGCATCAGGACTCAGCCATCCCAAACAGACAG CTCCAGATGTTTATGCCATAGTGCGTTGTGAGAACAACATCATAAGGACACAGGTTTTCAAAGTGGAGGGAAATCCTGAGTTCAACCTCAGAGCCATCTTCTACAGGAGATACCCCAGCACACACATCTCTATTGAG
- the LOC120573449 gene encoding zona pellucida sperm-binding protein 3-like isoform X1, giving the protein MSLSVYVTASLYILSKLVTTWCHTFQTKPLFLSFSEMATQMNKPHFGDRVGDHKVKTFVLKCHEDSIEVVMKAYLFDPGLPVEPTHLSLGPFSAEQDHCTAKVSGNGEYIIRAPLTDCGSKLMFTESALLYNNLLLYSPPPTSPGHMFQTEGAAIPVQCEYERRYTVSSRALTPTWSSPFSIQSTHFLDLDFHLRLMTNDWRSERKSLVYFLGDMVNIEASVDHRHLPLRLYVNSCVATLTSDVNSYPRYPFIDHQGCFTDSHLDGSSSRFLPRVQDELLHIQLEPFFFHQDPRHTMYITCYLEAEPISNKDPVKKACSFMSGRWRSVDGDDRVCESCSRVKETNQSDSAKSNHKRVMMSKTKHRQNALHSETNLGPLIFVP; this is encoded by the exons ATGTCTCTTTCCGTGTACGTTACAGCTTCGCTATATATTCTGTCTAAACTAGTGACAACTTGGTGCCACACTTTCCAAACCAaacctctctttctgtctttctctgagATGGCCACTCAGATGAACAAACCTCACTTTGGCGATCGTGTCGGAGATCACAAGGTCAAGACATTTGTGTTGAAATGTCACGAGGACAGCATCGAGGTTGTGATGAAAGCTTATCTGTTTGACCCAGGCCTGCCTGTGGAGCCAACACATTTGAGCCTTGGGCCTTTCAGTGCTGAGCAAGATCACTGCACAGCAAAAGTGTCTGGGAATGGGGAGTACATCATCAGAGCACCTCTGACTGACTGTGGGAGTAAACTAATG TTTACCGAGAGTGCTTTGCTGTACAACAACCTCCTGCTGTACTCTCCTCCTCCAACATCACCTGGACACATGTTTCAAACAGAAGGAGCTGCCATTCCAGTCCAGTGTGAATATGAAAG GAGGTACACAGTGAGCAGCAGGGCCCTAACACCAACCTGGAGTTCCCCGTTCTCCATCCAGTCAACACATTTCCTGGACCTGGACTTCCACCTTAGGCTCATGACAA ATGACTGGAGGAGTGAGAGAAAGTCATTAGTTTACTTCCTGGGTGATATGGTCAACATTGAGGCGTCTGTAGATcatcgtcaccttcctcttcgtCTGTATGTAAACAGCTGTGTGGCTACTCTGACCTCTGATGTCAATTCTTACCCCAGATACCCCTTCATAGACCACCAGGG ATGTTTTACAGACTCACATCTGGATGGCTCTAGCTCCCGTTTCCTGCCCAGAGTCCAGGACGAACTCCTTCATATTCAACTCGAACCTTTCTTCTTCCACCAGGACCCCAGACACACT ATGTATATAACATGTTACCTGGAAGCAGAGCCCATTTCAAACAAGGACCCAGTGAAAAAGGCTTGTTCTTTCATGAGTGGGAG GTGGAGGTCAGTGGATGGTGATGACCGTGTCTGTGAGAGCTGCAGCAGGGTTAAAGAGACGAATCAAAGCGATAGTGCCAAGTCCAACCACAAGAGGGTGATGATGAGCAAAACAAAGCACAGACAAAATG CGCTGCACAGTGAAACCAATTTGGGTCCATTGATATTTGTCCCCTGA
- the LOC120573449 gene encoding zona pellucida sperm-binding protein 3-like isoform X2: MSLSVYVTASLYILSKLVTTWCHTFQTKPLFLSFSEMATQMNKPHFGDRVGDHKVKTFVLKCHEDSIEVVMKAYLFDPGLPVEPTHLSLGPFSAEQDHCTAKVSGNGEYIIRAPLTDCGSKLMFTESALLYNNLLLYSPPPTSPGHMFQTEGAAIPVQCEYERRYTVSSRALTPTWSSPFSIQSTHFLDLDFHLRLMTNDWRSERKSLVYFLGDMVNIEASVDHRHLPLRLCFTDSHLDGSSSRFLPRVQDELLHIQLEPFFFHQDPRHTMYITCYLEAEPISNKDPVKKACSFMSGRWRSVDGDDRVCESCSRVKETNQSDSAKSNHKRVMMSKTKHRQNALHSETNLGPLIFVP; this comes from the exons ATGTCTCTTTCCGTGTACGTTACAGCTTCGCTATATATTCTGTCTAAACTAGTGACAACTTGGTGCCACACTTTCCAAACCAaacctctctttctgtctttctctgagATGGCCACTCAGATGAACAAACCTCACTTTGGCGATCGTGTCGGAGATCACAAGGTCAAGACATTTGTGTTGAAATGTCACGAGGACAGCATCGAGGTTGTGATGAAAGCTTATCTGTTTGACCCAGGCCTGCCTGTGGAGCCAACACATTTGAGCCTTGGGCCTTTCAGTGCTGAGCAAGATCACTGCACAGCAAAAGTGTCTGGGAATGGGGAGTACATCATCAGAGCACCTCTGACTGACTGTGGGAGTAAACTAATG TTTACCGAGAGTGCTTTGCTGTACAACAACCTCCTGCTGTACTCTCCTCCTCCAACATCACCTGGACACATGTTTCAAACAGAAGGAGCTGCCATTCCAGTCCAGTGTGAATATGAAAG GAGGTACACAGTGAGCAGCAGGGCCCTAACACCAACCTGGAGTTCCCCGTTCTCCATCCAGTCAACACATTTCCTGGACCTGGACTTCCACCTTAGGCTCATGACAA ATGACTGGAGGAGTGAGAGAAAGTCATTAGTTTACTTCCTGGGTGATATGGTCAACATTGAGGCGTCTGTAGATcatcgtcaccttcctcttcgtCT ATGTTTTACAGACTCACATCTGGATGGCTCTAGCTCCCGTTTCCTGCCCAGAGTCCAGGACGAACTCCTTCATATTCAACTCGAACCTTTCTTCTTCCACCAGGACCCCAGACACACT ATGTATATAACATGTTACCTGGAAGCAGAGCCCATTTCAAACAAGGACCCAGTGAAAAAGGCTTGTTCTTTCATGAGTGGGAG GTGGAGGTCAGTGGATGGTGATGACCGTGTCTGTGAGAGCTGCAGCAGGGTTAAAGAGACGAATCAAAGCGATAGTGCCAAGTCCAACCACAAGAGGGTGATGATGAGCAAAACAAAGCACAGACAAAATG CGCTGCACAGTGAAACCAATTTGGGTCCATTGATATTTGTCCCCTGA
- the LOC120573448 gene encoding calpain-5-like isoform X1, with protein sequence MPERVNNFQGQSFHKLRRACLRRGALFKDSLFPATAQSLFYKRKPPPGLTWKRPGEICKDPRLFVDGISTRDLHQGSLGNCWMVAAISCLASEPSLWKKVIPDHVDQEWNPKHPDLYAGIFHFRFWRLGRWMDVVVDDRLPVSRDGVLLFCRSATPREFWSALLEKAYAKLNGCYEALEGGNTTEALIDFTGGVSEPLSLDREALSQHGDQRRVFFQTLAYAHERKALITCSIRPAEGETVESVLDCGLVRGHAYGITAVRKVRLGEKLPKTGWMSRLLMVRMRNPWGTTDWTGAWSQGSQQWQQMSRAEREKMGLIVRDVGEFWMDFKDFCHYFTDVVVCWLVERALLWPSSHWREVRRYGEWALAPTSPGTPPSTVLHSSHALSLRKNSAKPEGTKQRGNRKEARLGESQQKEGKGGRCERDKTVKKETKEDDSGEVGGWEAQMDKRSRCGGCINHRDTFLHNPQFMFEVRGKEEEVLICLQQEDRRAQRKDGGGENLPIGFEVLKVEVNRCSRVQCVVEQAASSVYMDSRSVTLRGTLTPGRYVILPTTFLPGATGRFLLRLFSHSHMQLRELREDYPSPCVFQCFLPQPTVVTTVYLHRASGLSHPKQTAPDVYAIVRCENNIIRTQVFKVEGNPEFNLRAIFYRRYPSTHISIELWSRGWLWDSILGGAQLQTAESEKSRSHVIDLRGGQSRSGYGGCVYVETSSSVCLTDL encoded by the exons ATGCCTGAGCGAGTAAACAATTTCCAGGGTCAAAGCTTTCACAAGCTGAGGCGGGCCTGCTTGCGCCGAGGTGCACTCTTTAAGGATTCGCTGTTCCCTGCCACCGCCCAGTCCCTCTTCTACAAGAGGAAGCCCCCGCCGGGACTGACCTGGAAGAGGCCAGGG GAGATATGTAAGGACCCCCGTCTGTTTGTTGACGGCATCAGCACTCGTGACTTGCACCAAGGCAGTCTGGGTAACTGCTGGATGGTGGCTGCCATTTCCTGCTTAGCATCTGAGCCATCTCTGTGGAAGAAG GTGATCCCAGACCATGTGGACCAGGAGTGGAATCCAAAGCATCCTGACCTGTACGCAGGCATCTTTCATTTCCGGTTCTGGAGACTCGGTCGTTGGATGGATGTTGTTGTGGACGACCGTCTACCGGTCAGCAGGGACGGAGTGCTGCTCTTCTGCCGCTCGGCCACACCACGAGAGTTTTGGAGCGCCCTGTTGGAGAAGGCCTATGCCAA GCTAAACGGCTGCTACGAGGCCCTGGAGGGAGGAAACACTACAGAGGCACTGATCGACTTCACTGGCGGAGTTTCGGAGCCACTAAGCCTGGATCGTGAGGCCCTAAGCCAGCACGGCGACCAGAGGAGGGTGTTCTTCCAGACATTAGCTTATGCTCATGAACGCAAAGCCCTCATCACCTGCTCCATACGG CCAGCAGAGGGGGAGACAGTGGAGTCTGTGTTGGACTGTGGCCTGGTGCGAGGACATGCCTACGGGATCACAGCAGTGAGGAAGGTGAGGCTGGGGGAGAAGCTGCCGAAGACGGGATGGATGTCCCGACTCTTGATGGTGCGCATGAGGAACCCATGGGGGACCACAGACTGGACGGGTGCCTGGAGTCAGGG GTCGCAGCAGTGGCAACAGATGAGTCGTgcagagagggagaagatgggCCTCATTGTTCGAGACGTCGGGGAGTTCTG GATGGATTTCAAGGATTTCTGTCACTACTTCACTGACGTGGTGGTGTGCTGGCTGGTAGAGAGGGCTCTGCTGTGGCCGAGCTCTCACTGGAGAGAAGTGCGGCGCTATGGGGAGTGGGCTTTAGCTCCCACTTCCCCGGGAACACCTCCATCCACCGTCCTTCACAGCAGCCACGCGCTGAGCTTGCGAAAGAACAGCGCCAAACCTGAAGGGACCAAGCAGCGAGGGAACCGGAAGGAGGCCAGACTTGGGGAGAGTCAGCAGAAGGAAGGGAAAGGAGGAAGGTGTGAGCGAGATAAGACcgtaaaaaaagagacaaaggaAGATGATAGCGGAGAGGTGGGAGGATGGGAGGCCCAGATGGATAAGAGGAGTCGATGTGGAGGATGCATCAACCACAGAGATACTTTCCTGCACAATCCACAG TTCATGTTTGAGGTGAGAGGCAAAGAGGAGGAGGTGCTGATCTGTCTGCAGCAGGAGGACAGGAGGGCACAGAggaaagatggaggaggagaaaacCTGCCTATAGGGTTTGAGGTGCTTAAG GTGGAGGTGAACCGCTGCAGCCGGGTGCAGTGTGTGGTGGAGCAGGCGGCCAGCTCGGTCTACATGGACTCCCGCAGTGTGACCCTGAGGGGGACTCTGACTCCGGGGCGCTACGTCATACTGCCCACCACCTTCCTGCCAGGCGCCACAGGACGCTTCCTCCTACGCCTCTTCTCCCATTCCCACATGCAACTCAG ggaatTGAGGGAGGATTATCCATCTCCCTGTGTCTTCCAGTGTTTCCTACCTCAACCCACTGTGGTGACCACAGTCTACCTCCACAGGGCATCAGGACTCAGCCATCCCAAACAGACAG CTCCAGATGTTTATGCCATAGTGCGTTGTGAGAACAACATCATAAGGACACAGGTTTTCAAAGTGGAGGGAAATCCTGAGTTCAACCTCAGAGCCATCTTCTACAGGAGATACCCCAGCACACACATCTCTATTGAG